A region of Saccharomyces kudriavzevii IFO 1802 strain IFO1802 genome assembly, chromosome: 14 DNA encodes the following proteins:
- the CIT1 gene encoding citrate (Si)-synthase CIT1 (similar to Saccharomyces cerevisiae CIT2 (YCR005C) and CIT1 (YNR001C); ancestral locus Anc_1.422) has protein sequence MSAILSTTSKNFLSRNSARKCQSAQKALFALLNTRHYSSATEQTLKERFAEIIPAKAEEIKKFKKEHGKTVIGEVLLEQAYGGMRGIKGLVWEGSVLDPEEGIRFRGRTIPEIQRELPKAEGSTEPLPEALFWLLLTGEIPTDAQVKALSADLAARSEIPEHVMQLLDSLPKDLHPMAQFSIAVTALESESKFAKAYAQGVSKREYWSYTFEDSLDLLGKLPVIASKIYRNVFKDGKITSTDPNADYGKNLAQLLGYENKDFIDLMRLYLTIHSDHEGGNVSAHTTHLVGSALSSPYLSLAAGLNGLAGPLHGRANQEVLEWLFKLREEVKGDYSKETIEKYLWDTLNAGRVVPGYGHAVLRKTDPRYMAQREFALKHFPDYELFKLVSTIYDVAPGVLTKHGKTKNPWPNVDSHSGVLLQYYGLTEASFYTVLFGVARAIGVLPQLIIDRAVGAPIERPKSFSTEKYKELIKKIESKKN, from the coding sequence ATGTCAGCGATATTATCAACCACTAGCAAAAACTTCTTATCGAGAAATTCTGCCAGAAAATGTCAAAGTGCCCAAAAGGCTCTTTTTGCACTATTGAATACTCGCCACTATAGTAGCGCTACCGAGCAaacattgaaagaaagatttgcTGAAATTATTCCAGCAAAGgctgaagaaatcaaaaaattcaaaaaagaacacGGTAAGACCGTCATCGGCGAAGTTCTCTTGGAGCAAGCATACGGTGGTATGAGAGGTATTAAAGGTCTTGTTTGGGAGGGTTCCGTTTTAGACCCTGAAGAAGGTATCAGATTCAGGGGTCGCACCATTCcagaaattcaaagagaACTGCCTAAGGCCGAAGGTAGTACTGAACCTTTACCAGAAGCCTTATTTTGGTTGCTTTTGACTGGTGAGATACCTACAGACGCTCAAGTTAAAGCTCTTTCTGCAGATTTGGCTGCTAGATCAGAGATTCCAGAACATGTCATGCAGCTTTTGGATAGCCTTCCAAAGGACCTACATCCAATGGCTCAATTTTCTATTGCTGTAACTGCCCTGGAAAGCGAGTCCAAGTTCGCTAAAGCATATGCTCAAGGTGTATCTAAGAGGGAATATTGGAGTTATACCTTCGAAGATTCATTGGATTTGCTAGGTAAATTACCTGTTATTGCCTCTAAAATATACCGTAATGTTTTTAAAGATGGTAAAATTACCTCCACTGATCCTAATGCTGATTATGGTAAAAACTTAGCTCAACTCTTGGGTTATGAGaacaaagattttattgatttaATGAGGTTATATTTAACTATTCATTCTGATCATGAAGGGGGCAATGTTTCTGCCCATACTACGCATTTAGTAGGCTCTGCCTTGTCTTCTCCATACCTATCCTTGGCTGCTGGGTTGAACGGTTTAGCTGGCCCATTGCATGGTCGTGCCAACCAAGAAGTTTTGGAATGGCTGTTCAAATTGAGAGAAGAAGTGAAAGGTGATTAttctaaagaaacaatcgaaAAGTACTTATGGGATACATTGAATGCAGGAAGGGTTGTTCCAGGTTACGGTCATGCCGTCTTGAGAAAAACTGATCCTCGTTACATGGCTCAACGTGAATTCGCGTTGAAACATTTCCCAGATTATGAGTTATTCAAGTTAGTATCCACTATCTACGATGTTGCCCCGGGTGTTCTGACTAAGCATGGTAAAACCAAGAATCCTTGGCCAAATGTCGATTCGCATTCTGGTGTTCTATTGCAATACTATGGCCTAACAGAAGCTTCGTTCTATACCGTATTGTTTGGTGTTGCAAGGGCTATTGGTGTATTACCCCAACTAATCATCGATAGGGCTGTTGGCGCTCCAATTGAAAGACCAAAATCATTTTCTACCGAGAAATACAAGGAgttgataaagaaaatcgaaAGTAAGaagaattaa
- the DOM34 gene encoding ribosome dissociation factor DOM34 (similar to Saccharomyces cerevisiae DOM34 (YNL001W) and YCL001W-B; ancestral locus Anc_1.418): MKVINVKKDSFNKEGAVITLLPEDKEDLFTIYQIIDKDDELIFKKKFTSKLDEAGKKKSTDLVKLKIKVISNDFDMKDEYLRYKGVTIADETGTSNVDIPVGKYLSFTLDFAYPFTIIKQNFNKFMQKLLNEACNVEYKSDTAAVVLQEGIAHVCLVTSSSTILKQKIEYSMPKKKRTTDVLKFDEKTEKFYKAIYNAMKKDLNLDKLKTVILCSPGFYAKILMDKIFQYAEEEHNKKILDNKGMFFIAHCSTGYLQGINEVLKNPLYASKLQDTKYSKEIMVMDEFLLHLNKDDNKAWYGENEIVKAAEYGAINYLLLTDKVLHSDDIAQREKYLKLMDSVESNGGKAMVFSTLHSLGEELDQLTGIACILKYPLPDLDEDNDGE, encoded by the coding sequence ATGAAAGTCATTaatgtgaaaaaagattCCTTCAACAAGGAAGGAGCAGTAATTACACTGTTACCGGAAGATAAGGAAGACTTGTTTacaatttatcaaattatAGATAAAGATGACGAGCTGATatttaagaaaaaatttacctCTAAACTTGATGAAGCtggtaaaaagaaaagcacGGATTTGGTTAAATTAAAGATCAAAGTAATATCTAATGACTTTGATATGAAAGATGAATATTTGAGATACAAAGGTGTTACTATTGCCGATGAAACTGGTACTAGTAACGTAGATATACCTGTTGGTAAATATCTAAGCTTTACCCTAGATTTCGCATATCCTTTCACTATCATAAAACAAAACTTTAATAAGTTTATGCAAAAACTTCTAAATGAGGCCTGTAATGTTGAATATAAATCAGACACAGCAGCGGTAGTTTTACAAGAAGGAATTGCGCATGTTTGTTTAGTAACATCCTCCTCAACTATattgaagcaaaaaattgagTACAGCATgccaaaaaagaaaagaaccaCTGATGTATTGAAATTTGACGAAAAAACcgaaaaattttataaaGCTATTTACAAtgcaatgaagaaagatctTAATCTTGACAAATTAAAAACGGTCATTCTTTGTTCTCCTGGTTTCTATGCCAAGATACTCATggacaaaatttttcagtatGCCGAGGAGGAAcataataagaaaatactTGACAACAAAGGAATGTTTTTTATTGCACATTGTTCTACAGGTTATTTACAGGGTATCAAtgaagttttgaaaaatccatTATATGCTTCAAAGCTGCAAGATACTAAATActcaaaagaaatcatggTAATGGATGAGTTTTTATTACACTTAAATAAGGATGATAACAAAGCATGGTATGGTGAAAACGAAATTGTTAAGGCCGCCGAATATGGAGCAATtaattatttattattgacAGATAAAGTTTTGCACTCGGATGATATTGcacaaagagaaaagtaTCTAAAACTAATGGACTCTGTCGAGAGTAATGGTGGGAAAGCAATGGTATTCAGTACGTTGCACTCTCTGGGAGAAGAGCTTGACCAGCTAACAGGTATAGCCTGTATCCTCAAGTATCCCCTTCCAGATCTTGACGAAGACAATGATGGGGAATGA